The Chitinophaga flava genome has a segment encoding these proteins:
- a CDS encoding YncE family protein, whose protein sequence is MKMLAANLAGAIGSRYLKNKNQLIFVEYDGFISTIDLAPVSATIISQGTTDIKGTWLFDCETGTNVSAGTTADIWWEQIDTVKRLMVPQGNAQIINLGIVDFNQITPAALQAYNYSNTAIVGNNDASNKLVNGDVFCVRTREGNYCKLMVVAYDYNLKVQWVTYKLTPTYKRIGSGYTNPEDIAVMANEQIAFVSERSGDIMKVNLASANRAAATVVCSGLTAPQQLWLDEAHMTAYVVEYANPGNLFRIDLTTGTKTALYSGLNFPVGLTLSSDLSFAYVTEQGLSGISRIELSTGIKILIAGGLTAPFFLTWTDSTESRLLVAERDPANRISSVDVTKTSNNVNLFIGNTASRPSSIVATQPGSYCVCCNSEVDQYALMASTGTGWYKGIGFVPWNLITALGKADTTTQPAYPFQFPKDSPFGGTLPVNIDHYNAWGSGIKYYKVLIDGSPRFESWNDLRLNTTNGHYDIIELQKPDINGFYSVHNPAAMYYNSDLGCLLESTTVSNGQHTLLVEFYDAAHVQVSSMSNTLLINNEKCVASLDVPLLNTHPANGCGYLKYINATDQVTLRWSAAHPQGFATWSFNIIKGLNGGVYADSGALFPAPVHGQDLIKNVSDLLNNCPGVAAFAESLYVASTVINGHSRQSQLDAESSIAFCLAP, encoded by the coding sequence ATGAAAATGTTAGCAGCTAATCTTGCTGGCGCTATTGGTTCGCGCTACCTGAAAAACAAGAACCAACTCATCTTTGTGGAATACGACGGCTTCATCTCTACCATTGACCTCGCTCCCGTTTCAGCAACCATTATTTCCCAGGGTACTACCGATATCAAAGGTACCTGGCTGTTTGATTGCGAAACCGGTACCAACGTTAGTGCAGGTACCACAGCTGATATCTGGTGGGAACAGATAGACACGGTAAAAAGGCTGATGGTGCCACAAGGCAATGCACAGATCATCAATCTGGGCATAGTAGATTTTAATCAGATCACACCGGCCGCCTTACAGGCCTATAACTACTCCAATACAGCTATTGTTGGTAACAATGACGCTTCCAATAAACTGGTCAATGGAGATGTCTTTTGTGTACGTACCCGGGAAGGCAATTATTGTAAACTGATGGTAGTAGCGTATGACTACAACCTCAAAGTACAATGGGTGACCTACAAACTAACCCCAACGTATAAACGTATCGGCAGCGGTTATACTAATCCGGAAGATATTGCCGTGATGGCCAATGAACAAATCGCCTTTGTTTCCGAACGCAGCGGCGATATTATGAAAGTAAATCTTGCCAGCGCCAACCGTGCTGCCGCTACGGTAGTATGCTCCGGATTAACCGCCCCGCAACAGTTGTGGCTGGACGAAGCACACATGACGGCTTATGTGGTGGAATATGCCAATCCGGGCAACCTGTTCCGCATAGACCTCACTACCGGCACTAAAACAGCGCTCTATAGCGGACTTAACTTCCCCGTGGGCCTCACCCTGTCTTCAGACCTGTCTTTTGCATATGTAACAGAACAGGGCCTTTCCGGCATCAGCCGTATTGAACTGAGCACCGGTATCAAAATACTGATCGCAGGCGGATTGACTGCTCCGTTTTTCCTCACCTGGACAGACAGCACCGAAAGCCGGCTGCTGGTGGCAGAACGGGATCCGGCCAACCGCATCTCCAGCGTGGATGTTACCAAAACATCCAATAATGTCAACCTGTTTATCGGTAACACCGCTTCCCGCCCTTCCAGTATTGTGGCCACACAGCCCGGCAGCTATTGTGTATGCTGCAATAGCGAAGTAGATCAGTATGCACTTATGGCCAGTACAGGCACCGGATGGTACAAGGGAATCGGTTTTGTGCCCTGGAACCTCATTACAGCCTTAGGAAAGGCCGATACAACCACGCAGCCGGCCTATCCCTTCCAGTTCCCGAAAGACTCGCCTTTTGGTGGCACCCTGCCGGTGAATATCGATCATTACAATGCCTGGGGCAGTGGCATCAAATATTACAAGGTGCTGATAGATGGCAGCCCTCGTTTCGAATCCTGGAACGACTTACGCCTGAACACCACCAACGGACATTATGATATCATCGAATTACAAAAGCCAGATATCAACGGGTTCTATAGTGTACACAACCCGGCTGCTATGTATTATAATTCAGACCTGGGCTGCCTGCTCGAGAGTACTACAGTGTCCAACGGACAGCATACGCTCTTAGTGGAGTTCTACGACGCAGCGCATGTACAGGTGTCTTCCATGAGCAATACGTTGCTGATCAATAATGAGAAGTGTGTGGCCAGCCTCGATGTCCCCTTGCTGAATACACATCCGGCTAACGGTTGCGGCTATCTGAAATATATCAATGCAACAGACCAGGTAACACTGCGCTGGTCTGCAGCTCATCCGCAGGGCTTTGCTACCTGGTCTTTTAATATTATAAAAGGACTGAATGGTGGTGTATATGCTGATTCAGGTGCTTTATTTCCCGCTCCGGTGCATGGACAGGATCTGATAAAGAATGTGTCTGACCTGCTGAATAACTGTCCGGGTGTAGCAGCATTTGCAGAATCCCTGTATGTGGCCTCCACTGTTATTAACGGCCATAGTCGTCAAAGTCAGCTGGATGCTGAATCATCTATCGCCTTCTGCCTGGCGCCCTGA
- a CDS encoding SOS response-associated peptidase has protein sequence MCYDIALNANLQRILKSVPLLKTAGNLDLNFDTTYHKIGMSFPQWPVIVNNNGLKVDKYTWGPVPKLLDTLEKVKRQRQMYLNARSEKVLESGTMWNAIRHQRCLIPVTGFFEYRQIPEWKNKVAYYIHSKEQEVFLIAGLWAYSNSWDVDKPERIPTFTLLTRAANPLMRQIHNGGDNAGRMPLMLPNELALQWIEKDITETDIRNIIQYEYPAEQLEYWPVNSVRKVKPDDETVIARAVYEGLPELSL, from the coding sequence ATGTGTTACGATATCGCCCTTAATGCCAACCTGCAACGGATACTAAAGTCGGTCCCCCTGCTAAAAACAGCAGGTAATCTGGACCTGAACTTCGACACCACCTATCATAAAATAGGCATGTCTTTTCCACAATGGCCGGTGATTGTTAACAACAACGGTCTGAAAGTGGACAAATACACCTGGGGGCCTGTTCCCAAACTGCTGGACACGCTTGAAAAAGTAAAAAGACAGCGGCAGATGTATCTCAATGCACGCAGTGAAAAAGTGCTGGAGAGCGGGACGATGTGGAATGCCATCCGGCATCAGCGTTGTCTGATACCGGTGACCGGCTTCTTCGAATACCGGCAGATACCTGAATGGAAAAATAAAGTAGCCTACTATATCCATTCCAAAGAACAGGAGGTTTTTCTTATTGCGGGCTTATGGGCTTACTCCAACTCCTGGGATGTGGACAAACCGGAACGTATCCCTACGTTCACCCTGCTGACACGCGCCGCCAATCCCCTGATGCGTCAGATACACAACGGAGGCGACAATGCCGGCAGAATGCCGCTGATGCTGCCGAATGAACTGGCCCTGCAATGGATAGAGAAGGATATAACTGAAACGGATATACGTAATATCATACAATATGAATATCCGGCAGAACAGCTGGAATACTGGCCGGTCAATTCTGTCCGGAAAGTAAAGCCGGATGATGAAACCGTGATCGCCAGAGCTGTATATGAAGGGTTACCTGAACTCAGTCTGTAA
- a CDS encoding LexA family protein: MEALKLSELNMTLPFFDTTIPAGLPSPALDYEPEEIDLSRILQPNPHQSFIIRVKGDSMTEAHIPDGCLAVVDRSIRPSTGDIIVAVLNGEFTIKRLVKAGRNWVLHPENPFYKPIVITEEADFQVWGVITAVIVDMRK, translated from the coding sequence ATGGAAGCATTGAAGTTGAGTGAGCTGAATATGACCCTGCCATTCTTTGACACGACTATACCTGCGGGCCTTCCCTCACCTGCGTTGGATTATGAGCCGGAAGAGATTGATCTCTCCCGCATTTTACAACCTAATCCCCACCAGTCATTTATCATCCGGGTTAAGGGCGACAGTATGACCGAAGCCCATATTCCGGATGGTTGCCTGGCGGTGGTAGACCGCTCTATTCGTCCATCCACCGGGGATATTATTGTGGCGGTGCTCAATGGGGAGTTTACCATCAAACGGTTGGTAAAAGCGGGTCGTAATTGGGTATTGCATCCGGAGAACCCTTTTTACAAACCGATTGTTATAACGGAAGAGGCTGACTTTCAGGTATGGGGTGTCATCACCGCTGTGATTGTAGACATGCGTAAATAG
- a CDS encoding exonuclease domain-containing protein — MAYIMVDVESDGPIPGDYSMISFGAVLVNESLNTSFYGQLKPVSEQYIPEALAVSGFTREETLQFDEPQKVMQDFAAWLKENCKDRPVFISDNNGFDWMFICWYFHHFTGANPFGHSSQNLGSLYKGIVKDTFQNFKHLRKTKHTHHPVDDATGNAEALLTLKKEYGLKIKW, encoded by the coding sequence ATGGCTTACATAATGGTAGACGTAGAATCCGATGGGCCTATTCCCGGCGATTATTCCATGATTTCTTTTGGCGCCGTACTAGTCAATGAATCACTCAACACCTCTTTTTATGGGCAACTGAAGCCCGTTTCTGAACAATATATCCCTGAAGCGCTGGCCGTATCAGGTTTTACCAGAGAAGAGACCCTGCAGTTTGATGAGCCACAAAAGGTGATGCAGGATTTTGCTGCCTGGTTAAAAGAAAACTGTAAAGACCGCCCTGTATTTATCAGCGATAATAACGGGTTCGACTGGATGTTCATTTGCTGGTACTTTCATCATTTTACCGGCGCCAATCCTTTTGGTCACAGCTCCCAGAATCTGGGCAGCCTTTATAAAGGAATCGTGAAAGATACTTTTCAGAATTTTAAACATCTGCGTAAAACCAAACACACGCATCATCCTGTGGATGACGCCACAGGCAACGCAGAAGCGCTGCTCACACTCAAAAAGGAATATGGCCTGAAAATTAAATGGTGA
- the hisG gene encoding ATP phosphoribosyltransferase, whose protein sequence is MKLKIAIQKSGRLHDDSIKLLKECGIDINNGVNKLKTEASNFPLEVFFLRDDDIPQYIEDGVADIGIVGENVVLEKKKQVNIVEKLGFGKCRLSMAVPKTMEYSTVKDLENTRIATSYPVIVNEFLQRNGIKAEIHEISGSVEIAPGIGLADAICDLVSSGSTLFMNGLKEVETVLKSEAVLAACHNLQPEQQILLDKLLFRIQAVKKAKNNKYILLNAPNEKLNDIIGLLPGMKSPTVLPLAEQGWSSVHSVLNENDFWDIIESLKAAGAQGILVVPIEKMVI, encoded by the coding sequence ATGAAACTAAAGATCGCCATCCAGAAATCCGGCCGCCTGCACGATGATTCCATCAAATTGCTGAAGGAATGCGGCATCGACATTAACAATGGTGTTAACAAGCTTAAAACGGAAGCCAGCAACTTCCCGCTGGAAGTGTTTTTCCTCCGTGATGATGATATCCCGCAATATATTGAAGACGGGGTGGCGGATATTGGTATTGTAGGTGAAAACGTAGTGCTGGAAAAGAAAAAGCAGGTCAACATTGTAGAGAAGCTCGGCTTCGGAAAATGCCGCCTGTCCATGGCTGTGCCTAAAACCATGGAATACAGTACAGTAAAGGATCTCGAAAACACCAGGATCGCCACCAGTTATCCTGTGATCGTGAATGAGTTCCTGCAGCGCAACGGCATCAAAGCTGAAATTCACGAGATCAGCGGCTCCGTGGAAATAGCCCCCGGCATAGGCCTCGCTGATGCTATCTGCGACCTCGTAAGCAGCGGCTCCACTTTATTTATGAACGGCCTCAAGGAAGTGGAAACCGTACTGAAATCAGAAGCGGTGCTGGCCGCATGCCACAACCTCCAGCCGGAACAACAGATACTACTGGATAAATTGTTGTTCCGCATCCAGGCAGTGAAAAAAGCAAAGAATAATAAATATATCCTGCTCAACGCACCCAATGAAAAGCTGAATGATATTATCGGACTGCTGCCAGGTATGAAAAGCCCTACCGTACTGCCTCTGGCAGAACAGGGATGGAGCTCTGTTCACTCCGTGCTCAATGAAAATGATTTCTGGGATATCATCGAAAGTCTGAAAGCAGCCGGTGCACAAGGTATTCTTGTTGTGCCCATCGAAAAAATGGTGATCTAA
- the hisD gene encoding histidinol dehydrogenase: MQTIKFPDKSTWNTLLQRPVMDTSALEAKVEAILSDVRDKGDEAVRKYAAEFDKVTLTDLEVAPAAFAAAEAALDPALKAAIRQAAANITTFHKAQQEKTQIIETMPGVQCWRKPVGIEKVGLYIPGGSAPLFSTILMLGIPATIAGCKEIVLCTPSLHPAILYTAQLVGISRVFTIGGVQAIGAMAYGTATVPRVYKIFGPGNQYVTCAKQLVNKRGVAIDMPAGPSEVAVLADDSCVPDFVAADLLSQAEHGPDSQVVLVTTSEKVIADVEKALQTQLDRLPRKSIATAALDNSKMILVKDIDTAMDMLNAYAPEHLILACRNELDVADKVVNAGSVFLGNYTPESAGDYASGTNHTLPTNGYASAYSGVSLDSFVKKITFQQISLQGLQQIGPTIEAMAAAEGLDAHKNAVSVRLKQ; the protein is encoded by the coding sequence ATGCAAACAATAAAATTTCCCGATAAAAGCACCTGGAACACTTTGTTGCAGCGCCCTGTGATGGACACTTCTGCACTGGAAGCTAAAGTGGAAGCTATACTCAGCGATGTGCGCGACAAGGGTGACGAGGCCGTCAGAAAATATGCAGCTGAATTTGATAAGGTAACACTCACCGATCTGGAAGTGGCGCCAGCTGCCTTCGCTGCTGCAGAAGCAGCCCTGGACCCTGCCCTGAAAGCAGCCATCCGGCAGGCTGCAGCCAATATCACCACTTTCCACAAAGCTCAGCAGGAAAAAACACAGATCATCGAAACCATGCCAGGTGTGCAATGCTGGCGTAAACCAGTAGGCATCGAAAAAGTGGGACTGTATATTCCCGGTGGTTCTGCTCCGTTATTCTCTACCATCCTGATGCTCGGGATTCCAGCCACTATAGCAGGTTGTAAGGAAATAGTTCTTTGTACGCCGTCTCTGCACCCGGCCATTCTGTATACAGCACAGCTGGTAGGGATATCCAGGGTGTTTACAATAGGAGGGGTACAGGCTATCGGCGCCATGGCTTATGGTACAGCCACTGTGCCCCGCGTATACAAAATCTTTGGACCAGGCAATCAATACGTGACCTGCGCCAAACAGCTGGTCAACAAACGAGGCGTAGCCATCGATATGCCGGCAGGCCCTTCTGAAGTGGCCGTGCTCGCAGATGACAGCTGTGTACCCGATTTTGTGGCCGCCGATCTGCTCTCACAGGCGGAACACGGACCAGATAGTCAGGTGGTGCTGGTAACCACCAGCGAAAAAGTGATCGCTGATGTGGAAAAAGCGCTGCAGACACAGCTGGACAGGCTGCCCCGCAAGTCTATCGCCACTGCTGCGCTCGATAACAGCAAAATGATCCTGGTGAAAGATATAGACACCGCCATGGACATGCTTAATGCCTATGCGCCAGAGCACCTTATCCTGGCCTGCCGCAATGAGCTCGATGTGGCCGATAAGGTGGTCAACGCCGGATCAGTATTCCTGGGCAACTACACACCGGAAAGTGCCGGTGACTATGCCTCCGGTACCAACCACACCCTGCCGACCAACGGTTATGCCAGCGCTTACAGTGGTGTATCTTTGGATAGCTTTGTGAAGAAAATCACTTTCCAGCAGATCAGTCTGCAGGGATTACAGCAGATCGGTCCTACTATTGAAGCCATGGCTGCTGCTGAAGGATTGGATGCTCACAAGAATGCAGTGTCTGTAAGACTGAAACAATAA
- the hisC gene encoding histidinol-phosphate transaminase has protein sequence MFNLESLLRENIKRLVPYSSARDEFKGEASVFLDANENSFGSPLPVNYNRYPDPMQWPLKYKLADIKGVPPQNIFIGNGSDEAIDVLFRAFCNPGGIDNVVLCPPTYGMYEVSAHINDVIIRKVSLTPDFQLDIEGLQQAVDENTKLIFICSPNNPTGNSIHRSDIELLLNNFDGIVVVDEAYINFSRQKSFIQELTEYPNLVVLQTLSKAWGLAGLRVGMAFAGEEIINVFNKVKPPYNIGQATQELALQALDNVARVNEWIREIVIERDLLSAGLEQLPMVLKVYPSDANFVLAQTTDAKGIYHFLTQRGIVVRDRSKVELCMGCLRITVGTPAENLQLLETLKSYNPKTETPVSA, from the coding sequence ATGTTTAATCTCGAATCCCTGCTCAGGGAAAATATAAAACGACTGGTACCTTATTCTTCCGCAAGAGATGAGTTTAAAGGAGAAGCTTCCGTTTTCCTGGATGCCAACGAAAACAGCTTCGGATCGCCGTTGCCGGTTAATTACAACCGCTACCCCGATCCTATGCAGTGGCCGCTGAAATACAAGCTGGCAGATATCAAAGGAGTGCCACCGCAGAATATCTTCATCGGTAATGGTAGTGATGAAGCCATCGATGTGCTGTTTCGCGCTTTCTGCAACCCCGGCGGCATAGACAATGTAGTGCTCTGCCCGCCTACCTACGGCATGTACGAGGTGAGCGCCCACATCAATGATGTGATCATCCGTAAGGTAAGCCTCACACCTGATTTTCAGCTGGATATAGAAGGACTGCAACAGGCCGTTGATGAAAATACCAAGCTGATTTTCATCTGTTCTCCTAACAATCCTACCGGCAACTCCATTCACCGCAGTGATATTGAACTGCTGCTGAACAACTTCGATGGTATCGTAGTAGTTGATGAAGCTTATATCAATTTCTCCCGTCAGAAAAGTTTCATCCAGGAGCTGACTGAATATCCCAACCTGGTAGTGCTGCAAACACTGTCAAAAGCCTGGGGCCTCGCCGGTTTACGCGTAGGGATGGCTTTTGCAGGAGAAGAGATCATTAATGTGTTTAACAAGGTGAAGCCACCGTACAACATCGGGCAGGCCACTCAGGAACTGGCATTGCAGGCACTGGACAACGTAGCCAGGGTAAATGAATGGATACGCGAAATCGTGATCGAGCGCGACCTGCTCTCAGCGGGTCTGGAACAGCTGCCCATGGTACTGAAGGTATATCCCAGTGATGCCAACTTTGTGCTGGCTCAAACCACCGACGCCAAAGGCATCTACCATTTCCTTACTCAGCGCGGCATTGTGGTGCGCGACAGATCTAAAGTAGAACTGTGTATGGGTTGCCTCCGTATCACTGTAGGTACTCCGGCAGAAAATCTGCAACTGCTCGAAACATTAAAATCTTATAATCCGAAAACAGAAACACCGGTATCCGCATGA
- the hisB gene encoding bifunctional histidinol-phosphatase/imidazoleglycerol-phosphate dehydratase HisB: MKRVLFIDRDGTLIKEVPPTYQIDSLEKVEFYPKVFVNMARIAAELDYELVMVTNQDGLGTDAFPEDTFWPAQQMILKAFENEGVTFSEIFIDRTFPAENAPTRKPGTGMLTRFFTGEYDLANSFVIGDRITDVQLAKNLGAKAIWLNEGNGLGNAEISDDAQALQSVIALESTDWNRIYEFLKLGLRTVTHVRKTNETDITIRLNLDGSGKANIHTGLGFFDHMLDQIARHGSIDLDITANGDLHIDEHHTIEDTGIALGEAIAKGLGDKRGIERYGFCLPMDDCLAQVGIDFGGRNWLVWEAEFKREKIGEMPTEMFFHFFKSFSDGAKANLNIKAEGQNEHHKIEAIFKCFAKAVRMAVKRNPYNMQLPSTKGLL, encoded by the coding sequence ATGAAACGAGTGCTCTTCATAGACCGCGATGGTACCCTGATAAAGGAAGTACCGCCTACCTACCAGATCGACAGCCTGGAAAAAGTGGAGTTTTATCCTAAAGTATTTGTGAACATGGCCCGTATTGCAGCTGAGCTGGATTACGAACTGGTGATGGTCACCAACCAGGATGGCCTGGGTACTGATGCTTTTCCGGAAGATACTTTCTGGCCTGCACAGCAAATGATACTCAAAGCCTTTGAAAATGAAGGCGTGACGTTCAGCGAAATATTCATCGACCGGACTTTTCCGGCAGAGAATGCTCCTACCCGTAAGCCTGGCACAGGCATGCTTACCCGCTTCTTTACAGGCGAGTACGATCTGGCTAACTCTTTCGTGATCGGTGACCGTATCACCGATGTGCAGCTGGCTAAAAACCTGGGCGCCAAAGCTATCTGGCTCAATGAAGGCAACGGCCTCGGCAATGCGGAAATCAGCGACGATGCACAGGCACTGCAGTCAGTGATAGCGCTGGAGTCTACCGACTGGAACCGTATCTATGAATTCCTGAAACTGGGCCTCAGAACGGTAACGCATGTACGAAAAACAAATGAAACTGATATTACCATCCGGCTGAATCTTGATGGCAGTGGTAAGGCTAATATTCACACCGGTCTGGGTTTCTTCGATCATATGCTTGATCAGATCGCGCGCCATGGCTCCATTGACCTTGATATCACCGCCAATGGCGACCTGCACATCGATGAGCACCATACAATAGAAGATACCGGTATTGCGCTGGGAGAAGCTATTGCCAAGGGTTTGGGAGATAAACGCGGCATCGAAAGATATGGCTTCTGTTTGCCGATGGATGACTGTCTTGCACAGGTCGGCATCGACTTCGGTGGTCGTAACTGGCTGGTATGGGAAGCGGAATTTAAAAGAGAAAAGATAGGGGAGATGCCTACCGAAATGTTCTTCCATTTCTTCAAATCCTTCTCCGATGGAGCTAAAGCCAATCTCAATATCAAAGCAGAAGGACAAAATGAGCATCATAAAATAGAAGCGATCTTTAAATGTTTTGCCAAAGCGGTACGGATGGCGGTAAAACGTAATCCATATAATATGCAGTTGCCAAGTACCAAAGGCTTATTATAG
- a CDS encoding anthranilate synthase component I family protein, producing the protein MRTIQVKTRSKQMLADIFTPVGIYLRLRDKFPGSILLESTDYRASDNSYSYICIKPIAGIEVTSTSHFEFKYPNLPVEKKELKDTQKVLEELEKFLGNYTFTGNQPVPMAQSLFGYTTFDAVQFFETIEFNKNKKGGNAPIPLMRYRFYQYVIAINHFKDELFLCENQVEGIDSEFDLVESLIRHKDSPGYPFATAGEETSNMTDAEYMQMVEQGKQHCFRGDVFQVVLSRAFQQSFTGDEFNVYRALRSINPSPYLFFFDYGDYKLMGSSPEAQIVIKDGVAAIHPIAGTFRRTGDDAQDKALADKLLQDPKENAEHVMLVDLARNDLSRNATDVQVSTYRQVQYYSHVIHLVSEVIGKVDPKTNPFSLLASSFPAGTLSGAPKYRAMQIIDELEPTARGFYGGCIGVVGFNGYFNHAIMIRSMLSKMNTLYYQAGAGVVAKSVASSELEEVGNKLNALKQAILLAQKL; encoded by the coding sequence ATGCGTACCATTCAAGTAAAAACAAGATCCAAACAGATGCTGGCAGATATCTTCACGCCAGTGGGCATCTATCTGCGGTTACGTGACAAGTTTCCCGGCTCTATCCTCCTGGAAAGTACCGACTACCGCGCCAGCGACAACAGTTATTCTTATATCTGTATAAAACCCATCGCTGGTATTGAAGTCACCTCCACCAGCCATTTTGAGTTCAAATACCCCAACCTGCCGGTAGAGAAAAAAGAACTGAAAGACACACAAAAAGTGCTGGAGGAACTGGAGAAATTCCTGGGCAACTACACCTTCACCGGCAACCAACCGGTACCCATGGCCCAGAGCCTCTTTGGATACACCACTTTTGATGCAGTACAGTTCTTCGAAACAATAGAATTCAATAAAAATAAAAAAGGCGGCAATGCTCCGATACCTTTGATGCGATACCGGTTTTACCAATATGTGATCGCCATCAATCACTTCAAGGATGAACTATTCCTTTGTGAAAACCAGGTAGAAGGCATAGACAGTGAGTTTGACCTGGTAGAATCACTGATCCGCCACAAAGATTCACCCGGCTATCCTTTCGCCACCGCAGGAGAAGAAACCAGTAACATGACCGACGCGGAATACATGCAAATGGTGGAACAAGGCAAACAACACTGTTTTCGCGGAGATGTCTTCCAGGTAGTACTCTCCAGGGCCTTCCAGCAATCTTTCACCGGCGATGAATTTAATGTGTACCGCGCCCTCCGCTCTATCAACCCCTCTCCTTATCTCTTCTTCTTCGATTACGGCGATTATAAATTAATGGGTTCTTCTCCGGAAGCACAAATAGTGATTAAAGACGGTGTGGCCGCTATTCACCCGATAGCAGGTACTTTCCGACGTACCGGTGATGATGCGCAGGATAAAGCACTGGCAGATAAACTGCTCCAGGACCCTAAAGAAAATGCAGAGCACGTGATGCTGGTAGATCTGGCCCGTAATGACCTCAGCAGAAATGCTACTGATGTGCAGGTGTCGACCTATCGCCAGGTACAGTATTATTCCCACGTGATCCATCTCGTGAGCGAAGTGATCGGTAAGGTAGATCCTAAAACCAACCCATTCTCCCTGCTCGCTTCTTCTTTCCCGGCTGGTACGCTCTCCGGCGCACCTAAATATAGGGCCATGCAGATCATCGATGAGCTGGAACCCACTGCCCGCGGCTTCTACGGCGGCTGTATCGGTGTGGTTGGTTTCAATGGTTACTTCAATCACGCTATCATGATCCGCTCCATGCTGAGCAAGATGAACACACTTTACTACCAGGCCGGCGCCGGTGTGGTGGCCAAATCGGTAGCATCCTCCGAACTGGAAGAAGTAGGTAATAAACTCAATGCATTAAAACAAGCCATTCTGCTGGCACAAAAATTATGA
- a CDS encoding anthranilate synthase component II: MNILVFDNYDSFTYNLVHLVEKLINGKVTVVRNDEIPLEKVNDYDKIILSPGPGIPEEAGLLLPLIKEYAPTKSIFGVCLGLQAIGQAFGGSLINLKEVYHGVATNVKIVSDAGRIFNGLPRDIQAGRYHSWVIDKATLPADLTLTAEDAEGYIMALQHNKYDVSGVQFHPESVLTPLGEQMLKNWLEL; this comes from the coding sequence ATGAACATCCTGGTTTTCGATAATTACGACTCATTTACATACAATCTCGTTCATCTGGTGGAGAAGCTGATCAACGGCAAGGTGACCGTTGTCCGCAACGATGAAATACCCCTGGAAAAAGTGAACGATTACGATAAGATCATTTTATCTCCCGGCCCTGGTATTCCGGAAGAAGCAGGCCTGCTGCTGCCGCTGATAAAGGAGTATGCGCCTACCAAATCCATCTTCGGTGTATGCCTCGGTTTACAGGCCATCGGTCAGGCTTTTGGCGGTTCTCTGATCAATCTGAAGGAAGTGTACCACGGTGTGGCCACCAACGTAAAAATAGTATCCGATGCCGGCCGCATCTTTAATGGCCTGCCACGTGATATTCAGGCCGGCCGTTATCACTCCTGGGTGATCGACAAAGCAACCCTGCCGGCAGATCTCACCCTCACGGCAGAAGATGCAGAAGGTTATATCATGGCCCTGCAACATAATAAGTACGATGTAAGCGGTGTGCAGTTTCACCCTGAAAGTGTACTCACTCCACTGGGAGAACAAATGCTGAAAAACTGGCTGGAATTATAG